One Prosthecochloris marina DNA segment encodes these proteins:
- the mreC gene encoding rod shape-determining protein MreC: MPKLFKFFSNNNAYLLLLLYCSIAGLLIRFEDDYSLKSLLSRGTELRATLSKGLNDVSLYVNLKKENEKLTLQNSALLADVIVKGNALRDTASINRAAYFMDDTPVHLVPARVVERRFDTSENVLIINVGNKQGIEKDMAVLTPDGLVGRVVQVSRNYAKVMPVIHSEFSVSVVSDSSKTHGILRWNGEQEQIAQIHYVPLSSSMYNGEKIYTADFSTFALQGIPVGKVIEVVPEKQFYRIDIELGVNFSTLTHVMVAEKTVDSEKVELMRDATDTGKNSSQADRTNP; the protein is encoded by the coding sequence GTGCCGAAGCTTTTTAAATTTTTCAGCAACAACAACGCCTACCTGCTTCTCCTGTTATACTGCAGTATAGCGGGCCTCCTCATCAGGTTTGAGGACGATTACTCACTTAAAAGCCTCTTGTCAAGAGGAACTGAACTGAGAGCGACACTGTCAAAGGGCTTGAATGATGTAAGTCTTTATGTCAATCTCAAAAAAGAAAATGAAAAACTGACACTGCAGAACTCGGCACTGCTTGCCGATGTTATTGTAAAAGGCAACGCCTTGCGAGATACGGCCAGTATCAACCGTGCAGCTTACTTTATGGACGACACTCCTGTTCACCTTGTTCCTGCAAGGGTCGTCGAGCGGAGGTTCGACACGAGTGAAAACGTGTTGATCATCAATGTAGGCAACAAACAGGGTATAGAAAAAGATATGGCCGTACTCACTCCGGATGGCTTGGTAGGAAGGGTCGTTCAGGTTTCAAGAAATTATGCAAAGGTGATGCCGGTAATACATTCGGAATTCAGTGTCAGCGTGGTATCCGACAGCAGCAAAACACATGGTATCCTTAGGTGGAATGGAGAACAGGAACAGATTGCACAAATACATTATGTTCCGCTCAGCAGTTCGATGTATAACGGAGAAAAGATTTATACCGCCGATTTCAGTACCTTTGCCCTTCAAGGTATACCTGTGGGAAAAGTTATTGAGGTCGTACCGGAAAAACAGTTTTACAGAATCGATATCGAATTGGGCGTGAATTTCTCAACGTTGACTCATGTCATGGTAGCCGAAAAAACTGTGGATTCGGAAAAAGTTGAATTGATGAGAGATGCCACGGATACCGGGAAAAACAGTTCACAGGCAGACAGAACAAATCCTTGA
- the mreD gene encoding rod shape-determining protein MreD, whose translation MFKHTILDTFLLIVLCIVQQYAVSRLVIFGVFPDIVTIYIAFTAIKYGQKQGTTYGFIAGIATGILSGSIGTEALTKTIEGFIAGYFYIPEDSHASSRQKKQMYYKGVLLAAVTGRVLYTVMINVLSLPATLHMAYSIGIATLLTMIAAVFAYQMFFKKILVNN comes from the coding sequence GTGTTTAAACATACCATACTCGACACCTTTCTGCTCATTGTACTCTGCATCGTACAACAGTATGCGGTATCACGCCTGGTTATTTTCGGGGTTTTTCCGGACATAGTTACCATCTACATTGCTTTTACGGCCATAAAATACGGCCAGAAACAAGGCACAACGTATGGGTTCATTGCAGGCATTGCAACCGGAATTCTGAGCGGCAGCATCGGAACCGAAGCACTTACAAAAACCATAGAAGGTTTTATTGCCGGTTATTTTTATATCCCGGAGGACAGCCATGCATCTTCACGACAGAAAAAACAAATGTACTACAAAGGTGTTTTGCTTGCCGCTGTAACCGGGAGAGTACTGTATACTGTCATGATCAATGTACTCTCGTTACCTGCGACATTGCACATGGCCTATTCCATAGGAATTGCAACCTTGTTGACGATGATTGCTGCTGTATTTGCCTATCAAATGTTTTTTAAGAAAATCCTTGTAAACAATTAG
- a CDS encoding co-chaperone GroES, translated as MSLNVTDKFVVVGDRVLIKPRSGDERTKSGIYLPPGVQEKEKIQSGYVLKIGPGYPVGPPPESDEPWMEEISTPQYIPLQAKVGDLAIFIQSSAHEIEYEGEKYLIVPHAAILLLIREDDELEYYLK; from the coding sequence ATGAGTTTAAACGTAACTGACAAATTTGTCGTTGTCGGAGACCGGGTGCTGATCAAACCTCGATCAGGCGATGAGAGAACGAAGTCCGGTATCTACCTGCCACCCGGTGTTCAGGAGAAAGAGAAGATACAAAGCGGTTACGTGCTGAAAATCGGACCGGGATATCCTGTCGGTCCCCCTCCGGAAAGTGATGAGCCATGGATGGAGGAGATTTCAACCCCTCAGTACATACCTCTTCAGGCAAAGGTTGGTGATCTGGCGATATTTATTCAAAGCAGCGCTCATGAAATCGAGTACGAAGGGGAAAAATATCTCATTGTTCCTCATGCGGCGATATTGTTGCTCATCAGGGAAGACGATGAACTTGAGTATTACCTGAAGTAG
- the nadA gene encoding quinolinate synthase NadA, translated as MEAFGTSNDISSDARTKEFVRRIENLKQEMRAIILAHYYTVPEVQDVADIVGDSLALARAAESTEADVIVFAGVYFMGETASILNPDKLVLMPDDHAGCPLADSCPTEEFRAFKRQYPDALVISYINSTAEIKAESDIICTSSNAERIVRQVSEDKRIIFGPDRNLGGYVMRKLNRKMILWQGYCYVHEAFNWEVVKSAVEAHPGAELIAHPECREDLLQHADFIGSTSGLLEYAGRSSSETFIVATEPGILHEMRKRSPQKTFIPAPKDASQPWSTCTQMKQNTLEKLLRCMESRQPQIVVEESLRQAALKSIRRMLEMS; from the coding sequence ATGGAAGCATTTGGTACAAGCAACGATATATCTTCCGATGCACGGACTAAAGAGTTTGTTCGGCGCATTGAAAATCTGAAACAAGAAATGCGGGCAATAATTCTTGCCCACTATTACACGGTTCCCGAGGTGCAGGATGTTGCGGATATCGTCGGAGACAGTCTTGCTCTTGCCCGTGCTGCGGAGAGTACCGAAGCCGATGTGATTGTTTTTGCAGGTGTGTATTTCATGGGAGAAACGGCAAGCATTCTCAATCCTGATAAGCTTGTGCTCATGCCCGATGACCATGCCGGGTGTCCACTTGCCGACAGTTGTCCTACTGAGGAGTTCAGGGCATTCAAGAGACAATACCCTGATGCGCTGGTTATAAGCTATATCAATTCGACTGCGGAAATCAAGGCCGAATCGGATATTATCTGTACATCTTCCAATGCAGAGCGTATCGTTCGGCAGGTTTCTGAAGACAAAAGGATTATCTTCGGTCCGGACAGAAATCTCGGGGGCTACGTCATGAGGAAGCTCAACAGAAAAATGATTCTTTGGCAGGGTTACTGTTATGTTCACGAAGCGTTTAACTGGGAGGTCGTTAAGAGCGCGGTCGAGGCACATCCCGGAGCCGAACTGATCGCTCATCCTGAATGCCGGGAGGATTTGCTGCAACATGCGGACTTTATAGGATCTACCAGTGGGTTGCTCGAATATGCAGGGCGGAGTTCGAGCGAAACGTTCATTGTTGCTACTGAACCGGGCATTTTACATGAAATGCGAAAACGTTCACCTCAAAAAACATTTATTCCTGCCCCTAAAGATGCTTCTCAGCCCTGGAGTACCTGCACACAGATGAAACAGAATACTCTTGAAAAGCTGTTGCGGTGCATGGAAAGCCGTCAGCCGCAGATAGTTGTTGAAGAATCTCTGCGCCAAGCAGCGCTGAAGTCCATCCGGCGCATGCTCGAAATGTCTTAG
- a CDS encoding pirin family protein yields MEKPRIIKKVFKSTQVTEGAGVKLKRAFGFSQTPLFDPFLLLDDFRSDNPTDYLKGFPWHPHRGIETITYLLDGSVQHHDSLGNKGVIHPGEVQWMTAGSGIIHEEMPFGNSKGSVAGFQLWGNLPASQKMIPPHYRNITREMIPEIHLQSGVSIRVICGKAEGVTGPVEGITTDPEYLDVTIPAGRTWNHPIQEGHTAFSYIIAGKGYFSHNTEPFSFDTEGVSYFDMETGPLMDNETLVLYRSEGDHVHVSTENSPVRFLLFSGRPLREPIAWHGPIVMNTRKELQTAFEEYNNGTFLKEHQADT; encoded by the coding sequence ATGGAAAAGCCAAGGATCATAAAAAAAGTTTTTAAAAGCACGCAGGTTACCGAAGGAGCTGGTGTTAAGCTCAAGCGAGCGTTCGGTTTCAGTCAGACACCTCTTTTCGACCCGTTTCTTTTGCTTGACGATTTTCGATCCGACAATCCAACGGATTATCTGAAAGGTTTCCCATGGCACCCGCATCGAGGCATCGAAACCATCACCTATCTTCTGGACGGAAGTGTTCAACATCACGACAGTCTGGGGAACAAAGGAGTGATCCACCCTGGCGAAGTTCAGTGGATGACTGCCGGCAGCGGAATAATCCATGAAGAGATGCCCTTCGGCAACAGTAAAGGCAGCGTTGCCGGTTTTCAACTTTGGGGGAACCTTCCCGCTTCTCAGAAAATGATACCGCCACATTACAGAAACATTACGAGAGAGATGATTCCGGAAATACATCTGCAAAGCGGTGTATCTATTCGCGTTATCTGCGGAAAAGCAGAAGGAGTAACCGGACCGGTCGAAGGAATCACTACCGATCCGGAGTACCTCGATGTTACGATCCCTGCCGGAAGAACCTGGAATCATCCGATACAAGAAGGTCACACCGCTTTCTCCTATATCATTGCCGGAAAAGGTTATTTCAGTCACAATACGGAACCGTTTTCTTTTGATACCGAAGGCGTAAGTTACTTTGACATGGAAACCGGACCGCTGATGGATAATGAAACTCTGGTACTGTACCGTAGCGAGGGAGACCACGTCCATGTGTCAACCGAAAACAGTCCTGTGAGATTTTTGTTATTTTCAGGCCGTCCATTGCGCGAACCCATCGCCTGGCACGGGCCAATTGTCATGAATACCCGCAAAGAATTGCAAACAGCATTCGAAGAGTACAATAACGGAACGTTCCTCAAGGAGCACCAGGCAGACACATGA
- the mrdA gene encoding penicillin-binding protein 2: protein MDKIRQRAFNVSLVVIAVFAVLFSRLIYLQIFEYKELGSISDANSLRRVWVQPPRGRMIDRNDTVIVDNQPLYSVKVVPAEFTDSLKKNMLAGLLDITFEELSERIQKGFKYNRFAPVAVGRDIEPQEMMRLSENLWQLPGVMIEVENKRKYPLELGASHILGYLNFISKNQLEEMSQKGYTPDDKTGSKGLEKKYEDYLRGEKGTRFELVNSIGKSAGKFENGARDRPFIKGNDLYLTLDAGLQKLAEDLLKETGKSGAVVAIDPRNGGILAMASQPDYDLEILNGTTDSKKWLEIVRNPDKPLFNRATQASYPPGSVYKLLLAIAALEERAITPEKTIYCSGVFRLGRGRFLCHGGQGHGPVNLERSIIESCNTYYYNLIFDLGFEKWTEYGRMFGFGKTSGIDLPGERSSPLPSVDYYDKRYGKGKWTRGYLVSLAIGQGELNTTPLQLAAFTATIANKGTWYQPHFVKGYLPDESDTIETLDFRKNKLPISEKTFETVRKAMLGVVERGTGRLAAVKNVKVAGKTGTAQNPHGEDHAWFVAFAPFEEPSIAITVLVENAGYGGSVSAPIAGKLINYYVNGPDTTAVDSLSLTAGHMDSSVNEPQRNDL from the coding sequence ATGGATAAAATTCGGCAAAGGGCATTCAACGTCTCGCTGGTTGTCATAGCGGTCTTTGCAGTCCTTTTTTCGCGCCTCATTTATCTTCAAATCTTCGAATACAAGGAACTAGGTTCCATTTCGGATGCCAACAGCCTGAGAAGAGTATGGGTACAACCCCCGAGAGGACGGATGATCGACCGAAACGATACCGTGATCGTTGACAATCAACCGCTGTATTCGGTTAAGGTCGTCCCCGCAGAATTTACCGACTCGTTGAAAAAAAACATGCTTGCCGGCTTATTGGATATTACCTTCGAAGAACTCTCGGAAAGGATACAGAAAGGATTCAAGTATAACCGCTTTGCTCCTGTTGCTGTAGGAAGAGACATAGAGCCGCAGGAAATGATGCGTCTCAGCGAAAATCTCTGGCAACTGCCGGGAGTTATGATAGAGGTCGAAAATAAAAGAAAATACCCACTGGAACTTGGAGCATCGCATATCCTCGGTTATCTGAACTTCATCTCCAAAAACCAGCTTGAAGAGATGTCTCAAAAGGGATATACACCGGATGACAAAACAGGTAGCAAAGGGCTTGAAAAAAAATACGAGGACTATCTGAGAGGTGAGAAAGGTACGCGGTTCGAACTGGTCAACTCAATCGGCAAGTCCGCTGGAAAATTTGAAAACGGAGCCAGGGATCGTCCGTTCATCAAAGGTAACGACTTGTATCTAACGCTCGATGCCGGCCTCCAAAAACTTGCCGAAGATCTTTTGAAAGAAACCGGAAAATCCGGAGCTGTCGTAGCTATAGATCCCCGCAACGGTGGAATACTGGCCATGGCGAGCCAGCCTGACTATGACCTTGAAATCCTGAACGGCACAACCGACAGCAAAAAGTGGCTCGAGATCGTTCGCAACCCGGACAAACCTTTGTTCAACCGTGCGACGCAGGCATCGTATCCACCGGGTTCCGTTTACAAGCTTTTGCTTGCAATTGCAGCTCTTGAAGAAAGAGCCATAACACCGGAAAAAACGATCTACTGCTCCGGGGTTTTCAGGTTGGGTAGAGGCCGGTTCCTATGCCATGGAGGACAGGGACACGGTCCGGTCAATCTGGAACGGTCGATCATCGAGTCGTGTAACACGTATTACTACAATCTGATCTTCGATCTCGGATTTGAAAAATGGACCGAGTATGGAAGAATGTTCGGATTCGGAAAAACCAGTGGCATCGACCTGCCCGGAGAGCGTTCATCCCCGCTACCGTCGGTTGACTACTATGACAAACGATACGGAAAGGGAAAGTGGACCAGAGGCTACCTTGTCAGTTTGGCTATAGGCCAGGGTGAATTGAACACTACACCACTCCAGCTTGCGGCATTTACCGCTACAATAGCCAACAAAGGAACCTGGTATCAGCCCCATTTTGTCAAAGGTTACCTTCCTGACGAGAGTGACACTATCGAAACGCTTGATTTCAGAAAAAACAAACTGCCGATCTCTGAAAAAACGTTTGAAACGGTCCGCAAGGCAATGCTTGGCGTTGTCGAAAGAGGCACGGGAAGACTTGCTGCGGTGAAAAATGTCAAGGTAGCGGGTAAAACCGGTACAGCACAGAACCCGCACGGTGAAGATCATGCATGGTTCGTTGCATTCGCCCCTTTTGAAGAACCATCTATTGCCATCACCGTACTGGTTGAAAATGCCGGCTATGGTGGAAGTGTCTCTGCACCTATAGCCGGAAAACTGATTAATTATTATGTTAACGGTCCTGACACCACTGCCGTTGACAGTTTATCGTTGACCGCAGGACACATGGACAGCAGTGTAAATGAACCGCAAAGAAATGATTTATAA
- a CDS encoding TIGR00282 family metallophosphoesterase gives MGKNTATILFIGDVVGRPGLQIVDHLLKGLITKHSIDFVICNGENTHNGKGISKEALHQLKEAGVDVITGGNHTWNNFNFFETLKSDPSVIRPLNYPRGVYGKGYGIFHMGNGLGDIAVVNLQGRTFMSPIECPFRTADWVIKQLKEKVSCIVVDMHAEATAEKIALGWYLDGRVSAVLGTHTHVQTADERILPKGTAYCSDVGMTGPFESIIGMQIKAATDRFLYQTPHKYECAENDVHLSAVLLQLDVETGKATGISRIFYPDFNRGNL, from the coding sequence ATGGGAAAAAACACCGCTACTATTCTGTTTATTGGAGATGTTGTCGGCAGGCCCGGCTTGCAAATTGTCGATCATCTTTTAAAGGGACTCATTACGAAGCATTCCATAGATTTTGTTATTTGCAACGGTGAGAATACTCATAACGGCAAGGGTATCAGCAAGGAAGCTCTGCACCAGTTGAAAGAAGCAGGCGTTGACGTTATTACGGGTGGTAACCATACATGGAATAACTTCAACTTTTTCGAAACACTCAAGAGTGATCCTTCTGTCATACGACCTTTGAACTATCCAAGAGGGGTATACGGAAAAGGGTACGGCATTTTTCATATGGGTAACGGCCTTGGTGATATAGCGGTGGTAAATCTTCAGGGAAGGACATTCATGTCTCCAATCGAATGTCCTTTCAGAACGGCTGACTGGGTGATAAAACAACTGAAAGAAAAGGTTTCCTGTATTGTTGTCGATATGCATGCAGAGGCAACTGCTGAAAAAATTGCACTGGGTTGGTATCTGGATGGGAGAGTTTCTGCAGTTCTCGGTACGCATACGCATGTGCAGACGGCTGACGAAAGAATATTGCCAAAAGGGACGGCGTATTGCTCGGATGTCGGTATGACAGGGCCTTTCGAGTCGATAATCGGTATGCAGATCAAAGCGGCAACGGATCGCTTTCTCTACCAGACACCTCATAAATACGAATGTGCCGAGAATGACGTTCACCTTTCAGCCGTTCTTCTGCAACTTGACGTTGAAACGGGAAAGGCTACCGGCATCAGCAGAATTTTCTATCCGGACTTCAACCGGGGAAATCTTTGA
- a CDS encoding murein L,D-transpeptidase catalytic domain family protein, which yields MTRKALLIAFSITAVLLFTGTLSGFLLSLPAVSDEAIQSAYRAVSKYRSSHPHDAAPQHLAIVDYTKPSFFKRMVIIDMNIGSKSFYRVAHAAKSGTLEARRFSNISGSNMSSLGLYKTGNVYRGDHGLAIRLHGLDSLKNSNAFPRDIVLHSADYVSIPVIIENLLTFNGPRIGRSNGCFVVTPSKIEEVVDKLGRGGFIYAHGEAEHFNTEIVGSKKNDRLE from the coding sequence ATGACAAGAAAAGCCCTGCTTATTGCGTTCAGTATCACAGCCGTCCTTCTTTTCACAGGCACCCTTTCCGGCTTCCTGCTCTCTCTTCCCGCTGTTTCGGATGAAGCGATCCAATCGGCATACAGGGCTGTTTCAAAATACAGGAGTAGTCATCCCCATGATGCTGCTCCGCAGCACTTGGCCATCGTGGATTATACAAAACCCTCTTTTTTCAAACGTATGGTCATCATCGACATGAACATCGGGTCAAAAAGCTTCTACCGCGTTGCACATGCAGCAAAGAGCGGCACTCTCGAGGCCCGGAGATTTTCAAACATCTCTGGCTCGAACATGAGCAGCCTCGGCCTCTATAAAACAGGCAACGTTTATAGGGGAGATCACGGACTCGCCATAAGGCTTCACGGGCTCGACTCATTGAAAAACAGCAACGCTTTTCCAAGAGACATTGTCCTGCACTCGGCAGACTACGTCTCCATCCCCGTCATCATCGAGAACCTTCTGACGTTCAATGGTCCAAGAATTGGCCGAAGTAACGGCTGCTTTGTCGTTACCCCCTCGAAAATCGAAGAAGTTGTCGACAAACTCGGCAGAGGAGGGTTCATTTATGCACATGGAGAAGCAGAGCATTTCAATACCGAAATAGTAGGCAGCAAAAAAAACGATCGCCTTGAATAG
- the fbp gene encoding class 1 fructose-bisphosphatase, with protein sequence MNKLITIERHFVEEQKLNPHATGELTDLLYDVAFAAKLVRREVVRAGLVDILGMAGTTNVQGEEVKKLDLFANEKIINAIGQHGRFAIMGSEENEGTIAPPKNETGKYVLLFDPLDGSSNIDVNVSVGTIFSIYRLTGDNPKKADINDCLQKGLQQVAAGYVIYGSSVVMVYSSGHGVHGFTYDPTIGEFLLSHENITTPKKGKYYSINEGSFHQLHDSTINYIDYLKEEDKETGRPYSTRYIGSLVADFHRNLLTGGIFVYPATKKHPNGKLRLMYEANPLAFICEQAGGRATNGRERILDIDPAELHQRTPLYIGSEDDVLIAEEFEQGKR encoded by the coding sequence ATGAACAAACTGATCACCATCGAACGACACTTTGTCGAAGAACAGAAACTCAATCCCCATGCAACCGGGGAGCTGACTGATTTGCTATACGATGTAGCTTTTGCAGCGAAGCTTGTCAGAAGAGAAGTGGTTCGTGCCGGACTGGTCGATATTCTCGGAATGGCAGGAACGACAAATGTCCAGGGAGAAGAGGTGAAAAAACTCGACCTGTTTGCAAATGAAAAAATCATCAATGCGATCGGTCAGCACGGCAGGTTTGCAATCATGGGTTCCGAGGAAAATGAAGGGACTATCGCCCCGCCAAAAAACGAAACGGGTAAATATGTTCTTCTTTTCGATCCGCTCGACGGCTCATCCAACATAGACGTCAACGTCAGTGTCGGCACAATTTTTTCCATCTACCGCCTAACAGGCGACAACCCCAAAAAAGCGGATATAAACGACTGCCTGCAAAAAGGGTTACAGCAGGTCGCGGCAGGTTACGTGATCTACGGATCATCCGTGGTGATGGTTTACAGCAGCGGCCATGGTGTGCACGGATTTACCTATGACCCAACCATCGGTGAGTTCCTGCTTTCCCATGAGAATATTACTACACCGAAAAAGGGAAAATACTACTCGATCAATGAAGGTTCCTTTCACCAGTTGCATGATTCAACAATCAACTACATCGACTATCTGAAAGAAGAGGATAAGGAAACCGGACGGCCTTACAGCACCCGCTACATAGGCTCGCTCGTCGCAGACTTCCACCGCAACCTTCTTACGGGCGGCATCTTCGTCTATCCGGCAACGAAAAAGCACCCCAACGGCAAACTTCGCCTGATGTATGAAGCAAACCCTCTTGCCTTTATCTGCGAACAGGCTGGCGGCAGAGCTACCAATGGCAGGGAACGCATTCTCGATATCGACCCCGCAGAACTGCATCAGCGTACCCCGCTTTATATCGGCAGTGAAGATGACGTCCTCATCGCCGAAGAGTTCGAGCAGGGGAAAAGGTAG
- the recJ gene encoding single-stranded-DNA-specific exonuclease RecJ: protein MKRYRWNILVSDEEKSAKLSRDINVSMPIARALCNRGIFCFEDAKKFFRPSLDLLPSPFLFKDMQKAVDRVRKAVETGEKILVYGDYDVDGTTGTALLYLFLHSLGAEVSFYINDRFSEGYGLSKAGVAHAVKLETSLVVTVDCGMGASHEIELLSAEGIEVIVCDHHEPEKLPPAYAILNPKVPGCSYPFRELCGCGVALKLIHAFTESMNQPSEKWQQYIDLVAIATAADMVPLEKENRIYMHKGMELLKKRPRAGIQEMLSLMGIEAGLLGTGHIAFGIAPRINAAGRMHTARTAVEWLIAGSKDEARVHAAELDRLNKERRQIDSCMLKSAEAMVEGHFASFCSSIVLYHEEWHLGVLGIVASRLQDKYYLPTVVMGGGDGVVKGSVRSVRGLNIFEVLQQCDTFLEKFGGHDAAAGITLKPENIPGFRKRFDRICSEKLSLEERQKELQVDSRLLLEDVSGKFLNVLKQFGPFGQGNREPLFCSSNLRLSGLPRLLQGKHVKFAVKDTSGRIHDVIAFGREDIYRELERGSRRMFSMIYSLEENEWNGRKNVQLKLKDMGFDE from the coding sequence ATGAAACGATATCGATGGAATATTCTCGTGTCCGACGAGGAAAAGTCGGCAAAACTTTCGCGTGACATTAATGTCAGTATGCCAATCGCAAGGGCATTGTGCAACCGCGGGATTTTTTGTTTTGAAGATGCGAAAAAGTTTTTCAGACCGAGTCTCGATTTGTTGCCGTCGCCGTTTCTTTTCAAGGATATGCAGAAGGCTGTCGACCGGGTCCGCAAAGCTGTGGAAACCGGAGAAAAGATTCTCGTATACGGTGACTATGATGTGGATGGAACCACCGGGACAGCGCTTCTTTACCTCTTTTTGCACTCTTTGGGAGCTGAGGTGTCGTTCTATATCAACGACAGGTTTTCTGAAGGATACGGTTTGTCCAAAGCCGGAGTGGCTCATGCAGTGAAGCTTGAAACATCGCTGGTCGTTACGGTTGACTGTGGCATGGGGGCTTCCCATGAAATAGAACTGCTCTCGGCGGAAGGCATAGAGGTGATTGTCTGTGATCATCATGAGCCCGAAAAACTGCCTCCGGCGTATGCGATTCTCAATCCCAAAGTACCTGGCTGCAGTTATCCGTTTCGTGAGCTCTGCGGCTGCGGAGTAGCCCTGAAGCTTATCCATGCTTTCACCGAGTCCATGAACCAACCATCTGAAAAATGGCAGCAGTATATCGATCTCGTTGCTATTGCAACTGCAGCAGATATGGTGCCTCTTGAAAAAGAGAACAGAATATACATGCACAAGGGAATGGAGCTTTTGAAAAAAAGGCCCCGTGCCGGGATTCAGGAAATGCTTTCCCTGATGGGAATAGAAGCCGGTCTGCTTGGGACAGGACATATCGCTTTCGGAATTGCACCGAGAATCAACGCTGCCGGCCGCATGCATACAGCAAGAACTGCCGTTGAGTGGCTTATTGCCGGTTCCAAGGATGAAGCGAGGGTTCATGCAGCAGAGCTTGACCGTTTGAATAAAGAGCGGCGGCAGATCGATAGTTGTATGCTGAAAAGCGCAGAAGCGATGGTTGAGGGTCACTTTGCCAGTTTCTGTTCGTCGATCGTACTGTATCATGAAGAGTGGCATCTCGGTGTTCTCGGGATTGTGGCGTCCCGGTTACAGGATAAATACTATCTGCCGACAGTTGTCATGGGTGGAGGTGACGGGGTGGTTAAAGGGTCGGTGCGAAGTGTTCGAGGGCTTAATATTTTCGAGGTTCTGCAACAGTGTGACACTTTTCTTGAAAAGTTCGGGGGGCATGACGCTGCGGCAGGTATTACGCTCAAACCGGAAAACATTCCCGGGTTCCGTAAGCGGTTCGACAGAATATGTTCTGAAAAACTTTCACTCGAAGAGCGGCAGAAAGAACTTCAGGTCGATTCCCGCTTATTGCTCGAGGATGTTTCCGGTAAATTTCTCAATGTCTTGAAACAGTTCGGCCCTTTCGGGCAGGGTAATCGGGAACCTCTGTTTTGCAGTTCGAATCTCAGGCTTTCCGGGTTGCCGAGATTGCTGCAGGGTAAACATGTGAAGTTTGCCGTGAAAGATACATCCGGACGGATTCATGATGTTATTGCATTCGGCAGGGAAGACATTTATCGTGAACTCGAGCGAGGCTCACGCAGGATGTTCTCTATGATTTATTCGCTTGAAGAAAACGAGTGGAACGGTCGAAAAAACGT
- a CDS encoding cation diffusion facilitator family transporter produces the protein MEHNERVRSEQTFRSGRAKKGLKYAVAITAVIFFVELVGGWLSGSLALIADAGHMATDLFALLISFLAIKLSVKPSTKQRSYGYFRLEIIAALINGVILCVTALFITIEAWKRIAMPKEIQTIEMLFFGMIGLAANCINALLLRKEKNNSVNVKAAYIHIVSDLAGSVGVVGGALLIQLTGLMVLDSLISFFIAVLIVRSSLGIIKEAVNVLMESVPKELDIGDIENTLLHFDHVQNLHDLHVWALTNGINALSCHLQVDDLQEGQKLLPPIHRELKEKYNIDHVTIQLEDERLVKEKMKE, from the coding sequence ATGGAACATAACGAGAGGGTTCGCTCGGAACAAACCTTCAGAAGTGGTAGAGCCAAAAAAGGATTGAAATATGCAGTTGCAATCACTGCCGTAATCTTTTTTGTTGAGCTTGTCGGAGGCTGGCTTTCCGGGAGCCTTGCGCTCATAGCTGATGCCGGACATATGGCTACAGACCTTTTCGCTCTGCTGATCAGCTTTCTTGCCATTAAACTCAGCGTTAAACCATCGACAAAACAACGTTCATACGGTTATTTCCGGCTGGAGATCATCGCAGCGCTTATTAACGGAGTGATTCTTTGTGTAACCGCGTTATTTATCACCATAGAAGCCTGGAAACGTATTGCAATGCCGAAAGAGATCCAAACCATAGAGATGCTTTTTTTCGGTATGATCGGTCTTGCGGCAAATTGCATCAACGCTCTCTTGCTTAGAAAAGAAAAGAATAACAGTGTCAATGTCAAGGCTGCCTATATTCACATAGTAAGCGATCTTGCAGGATCGGTCGGTGTAGTCGGAGGAGCACTCCTGATTCAGTTGACAGGCTTGATGGTTCTGGATAGCTTAATCAGTTTCTTTATTGCAGTGCTCATTGTGAGAAGCTCACTCGGTATCATAAAAGAAGCAGTCAATGTTCTCATGGAATCTGTTCCGAAAGAACTGGACATTGGAGATATAGAAAATACGTTGCTGCACTTCGATCATGTTCAAAACCTTCACGACCTGCACGTCTGGGCGCTCACGAACGGGATCAATGCGCTAAGCTGCCATCTTCAGGTAGACGACCTTCAGGAAGGGCAGAAACTTCTGCCTCCCATCCATAGAGAGTTGAAGGAAAAGTATAATATTGATCATGTGACGATTCAGCTTGAGGACGAACGACTCGTTAAAGAAAAGATGAAAGAATAA